The region AGAAGgggaaaaacattaaaaaacatccTTGCCCCCAGTAGGATAAAAGGTAAAAGACCAGTCAAATCAGGACTAAAAACAAAGGGAAGAGTATCCAAATGTATGAATAGGGGATGTTTATGCTGTTCAAGCATAAAAGACCAGGCACAATGTTTTAAATCTAACGTTACAGGTGAGGTTTTTAATATTTATTCCGATTTTAAACTGTGGCTCTGATTGTGATTTATCTTCTCGAGTGTGAGTGTGGCCTTCAATACGTTGGGAGGACCACGCAGGCACTGAGAAGAAGACTCACAGGCCATCGGTTTAATGCTAACTCACATTTTTTGAAGCACAGTGTGTCCCGACACCTCCATGAATTCCAACAGGGGAACTTCAGTTGCATCAGTGTGATGCTGTTAGAGCAAATACAGATGAGTGAGATCAATAGATATAAGGCCCTAAATAGAAGGGGAGCGTTCTGGATTTTTAAGCTGAAAACGTTAGTTCCCGATGGTCTGAATGAAGCGCTAGAATCGGGGATCTGAGATTTTATGGCCTGCAGATAGATTGCTTGCCTTCCAATTCTTAATTTtgattaatttaaattttttttttttggtgcaattATTGTAATTACTGATTAATCTGTTGATACATTCATGTGTCACTATGTATTTTATATTGTATGATTTTATATGCCTCTTTACAATTGAATGTGCTTTTTTAGGTCCATTAGATTAGGTTCATtaggtttttatatatttttttctacacaATTTTAGTTTTTAGTATGTATTGTCTCCGATTGCTCATCGGTCGCATGTGCTCGTGTGCCTACAGGTCGGCAAGTCCGTAGTCCATCGGGCGGCGATGTGGGTGGCTCTATTCCCTGATAAGCTGACTTGCTGTGAGATCTGATGTGGTGACGTTCGTCGGGCGAGGAACCAATGATCCAGCTGTTTCCACCGACCAAGGCTGCGTGACACCTTCCAGCTCACAGTAAGTCAGCAACCCGGGATTCCACCCACTGACGTCAGCGGATGTGACGTCTCGGAGTTGCACGGTTCGGCGCACGGCCACTACGAGTACATACGGAGACGGTAAATCTTGGAAGTCATGTGAAATTGCAAAGTCATGGGATACCCATGAAGTCATGTGATACCCATGAAGTCATGTGATACCCATGAAGTCATGTGACACTGGCCCCCGCCCCTTAGGTGGGAGGTCACAGAACCTAATGGAGTGTATAAAAAGGATCATTTGTATACATGAtgtaggagcttgataaaggcggcagtacgtcaccgaaacgcgttgctcattAAACCAATTTTATGAATAATACTGGAGAGTATGTCTTGCAAGTCCTGCGCCGAGGCTATATCAGCTATCTACAGTCTATCTTGTATTTTGTTTACAGGTTTTTGAGCTAAAtacaagagtggattgaaaatgtatttaattattattattattttttttttaatccaaacaGAAAATCCCAGTAATGCGACTGATGGAAACTTCATGTTGTCACTAAAATTTGAAGTAGAAGATGAAGAAGTCTTTCAGCTCCCCTCAAGAGAAACCCGCCGGGCCATTAATGTGTATCCAGGACGTCGCACTATAAGTCTATCATATAATCCCCCTAAACAAGAGGAACCTTCTCCTGATCCATCACCAGTCGTTACCACAAGGACTGATCTATCGTATAATCCCCCCAATCTCAGGAAACCTTCTGATCCATCACCGGTTGGTACCACAAGGACCGATCTATCGTATAATTCCCCTAATCTCAGAAAACCTTCCCATCCATCACAGCGTATTAATACAAGTATAGATCTATTGTATAATCCTCCTTATgatgaggaaccttctcctgaccaATCACCGGTTGTTAACACAAGGGACGATCTATCGTATAATCCCCCTAATCTGAGGAAACCTTCCGACATATCACTGGTTGTTACTACAAGGACCGATCAGAAAGACGGGAAAAAGTTTCATTGTGTTGAATGTGGGAAAGAGTTTACAAGACGCTCAGATCTCTTATTGCACAGAAGTCGTCACAATAAGAAGTATTCATGTTCactatgtgggaaatgttttacagatgACTCTGAGCTTGTGTCACATGAGAGACTGCACACAGCCGAGTATCCATATTCGTGTTCACGGTGCGTGGAACGTTTTGCTcaaaaatcagatcttgttaaacatcaggaATCTCACTCCAAATTTATGAAGCCTTCATATTTATGTCCTAAATGTGGAAAATcatttacatcaaaatcaaatCTTCGTTCACATGAAGCAATGCATGAAAAGCAGGAGAACGGAAATCTGTacccatgttcagaatgtgagagaaTTTTTACATTAAAATGCCATCTTGTTAGTCATGTAAAAGTTCACAAAGGGCAGCTatatccatgttcagaatgtaacGCAAGTTTTTCAAGTGAATCAAGCCTTATTCTGCATAAAAGATGTCACACAGGAGGGAAGTAATTTCCATGTTAagattgtggaaaatgttttaataatAAATCACAACTTGGTAGACatggggtgggggaggaggagcactATTACAACCTCTTGTGGTAAGACCTCAATGTGTTCAGCCCTGTAACCATTACATATCCACCAGAGACAGAactgcataaaaaaataaaaaggttttattaaaaaaaaagtttcacttttttaatcttttttttttttgtcttgtgcgGGCAGCGATGAGTGACAGTCATTAGGCCGCATGCAGAGCTCCGCCCAGAGGTTATTAGACTGGAGATGCTATATACACTCCACTCCCTGTGTGCTCcgctcctggcccagtgactgtTACTGAGTGCTGTACAGTCCATGGCTCACCAGTCACTACCTACAGCAGCACGGACTCCTGTTTTAGAgaggagtccctgttcctgtatgTTGTTTCTATTGTGCCCCTGGTTCTTCAGTTGTATAGCATATATAAATGTTTTGATCATCCCCTTACCCCTCTCCCTTCTTACCACCATTGTTTcgatcatgttccccctttcccttctgtaacatatataaaggtttacatcatgtcctccctttcccttcttcctcctgtaacatatataaaggtttccatcatgtcctccctttcccttcttcctcctgtaacatatataaaggtttccatcatgtcccccctttcccttcttcccttctgtaacatatataaaggtttacatcatgtcctccctttcccttcttcctcctgtaacatatataaaggtttccatcatgtcctccctttcccttcttccctcctgtaacatatataaaggtttccatcatgtcctccctttcccttcttccctcctgtaacatatataaaggtttccatcatgtcctcctttcccttctttctcctgtaacatatataacggtttccatcatgtccccctttcccttcttcctcctgtaacatatatataggtttccatcatgtccctcctttcccttcttcctcctgtaacatatataaaggtttccatctgcACAGGGAACTATATTCTTGTAGTTttaagctaaaaaattaaattctcccaaacctaactggtcttactcactaagcccccctgagtatttggagctgtctcctgtatttctaactgcctttgttcctgagttacaagttttcctAAAAGCCGATCCATGGCCAAGATGGCgttccaaattattatgcaaCATGCAATTTTTCTCATATTTTCCAAAATTGCAGTCATTGTAGTTTTCCAGTCATCAACTGTTCGAGTATAATTGAAAGCTTTTTGAACAAACTGCCTAtgataacagtatatttaataaacACTAAAAATGCATGTTCTAAATTATTATGCACAGCAGAGTTTTtaaccttttcatttttattaagaaCAAATGTCATTTGTGACATTATAAGAATTAGCAAATTATTACAAACTGAAATCAAACAGTTTTATATTTGCACATAGAACCCCTTGTTTGAAAGGAGCTTCTGAACTCTCTCGTCCATTGAATTTGTCAGTTTTTGGATGGTTTCTGCTTCAATTGTCTTGCATAAGGACAGAATCCCCTCAGAGCTGTTGGTTAGATCtgaactgcctccctccaccatagactgccttcctTCATCATAGACACTCCTTTTGATGATGCTCCAGAGGTTCTcaatggggttgaggtcaggggaGCATGGGGGCCACACCATAAGTTTGTCCCCTTTTATGCCCATAGCGGCCAGAGAGGCAGATGTGTTATTTGCAGCATGAGACGGTGCATTATCATGCAGGAAAATGATCTTGCTGCGGAATCTACGCTTATTCTTGAACCACGGCAGGAAGTGCTGTTTGAGAAACTCCACATACATTATAGAGTTCATCTTTATCCCTTCAGGGATCCTAAAGGGGCCGACAATCTCTCTCCCCATGATTTCAGCCCAAAACATTACTCCTTGTTGGTGCCGTAGCCGTGTTTGCATGGGGTGTCCATCAACCagccatcctccactccatcTATCTGGACCATCAATCGTTGCACGGCACTCGGTGAACAAAACAGTTGTGAAGTCAGTCTTCATGTATTGTTTGGCCCACTGAAGCCGTTTCTGCTTGTGTGCAGTTGACAGGATGGCTTACGCACAGCTGCAAACCTCTGAAGGACCTTGCATATTGTTGTTCAGGGGACGTTGGAGGCACCAACAGCTTCAAAAACTTGTCTGCTGCTATGACAAGGCATTTTTGCAGCTGCTCTTTTAACCTGACGTAATTGCCTGTTGAAAATAGTCCTCAATTTTCCCTTAGCAGCGTGCACACGTGTGTGCTGGGAATcagctacatacagtacttcTTGATGCAATGATCATGATGAAGGGTCTCGGCAATGTTGATTGTAGTCATGCCTCGACCTAAACACTCCACAACTTGTTGCTTCTCAGTAGCCGACAGGTCctttttctttcccattttgGCTCGAAATGTAGGCTGCTTAATAATGTGAAACAGCCTTCTTAAGTAGTCTTGCCTTTATTTGGACACACCTGCCAAGCTAATTAGCACAGGTGTCTGCAATTGCTTTCAGTGATATAAAGAGCCCTGACACACATCACCATCAATGAGTTTAACTGACACACACAAAAATTCTTACCTTATCACCTAAACACGttttgcataataatttggaacacagtgtagttttctttcctgcccactgctgtcattactgttGCACAGTAAACATAGGACTGTCAGCAGCAGCGATCACaatgcacccccccacacacagcccagcaacCCCCTGCCATCACCATAAGTACCTCCCCCCGTCAGCCATGGCACACCGCACAGCCCAGTCACGTTCATAGTGCAAATGCCAGCACCTGAATGCCGGTAGAAGCGCATCcccaaccccccaacccccccccccccccggccaacaTTACCATAGTCCGAGTCACCTGTGTGGTCTTACGTTCCTTACTTCCCCCTGCATGCTGACACAGGGAGAAAGAAGCAACGTGGGAACCATACCGGTGACTCCTTTGTTATGCTGACAGGGGTGTTGGGCTGTGTGGTGCGCTTGGCAAACGGGGGGCGTGTGAGGGAGCCAAGTGTCATCATGTCACCACCACCCGAACACTGCTACCTGCTGCAGGGTGAAAGAGACGGCAACTGATGCAGGGTGAGGACTAGGTGACGTGAGGGAGCCGTAACAGACACTGTGGTACTTTGTAGATGATGGTCAAAAGAGGTCTCCTGAGAGGcatgttaccaagtcaataggcaGCTAaccccggcccccagagaggagatcacatattCAGCGACTACAAAGGAGAAGGGGGGTAAGGAAGCCGCGTTGTCGGAGTTGACCCAGATATCGAGTTCGCAGGCGGgggtttctcttcttttcaaatccattcctggctttggcttctataatctgtcagataaatctgtctgtgaaaaaggacccttagggctctattccacaggacgattatcgtttgcataatcgttaacggttaacgatctcaaacgaccgctattgcgaccATTTTGCGAATGACCAATGACCAACAGGGCCCTTAGGCCAGAGAGAGTTGATTGGTTATTCTGGCCGAGTTCACACACAGAGAACGAACTCTGACAccctcgtgctgcaccagttctggACGCTTTACCAAAGACATCAGACTCATTCTCAACACCCACAGCTTCAAGCTTTTCCTAAACACTCATCTCTTCGTGCTTATAACATTCTCTTAATGTGTCTCCCCTTCTTCTGGCCCCTCATCTTCTACTCTATACATCTGCCAGTGCCATGTACTCTGTACTCCGAGACTGGCAGGTGACCGGCTCATCCAAGCACTTTCCGATTGTATGTACAATGGCTAGCCCATACTGATTCTTGTGTCATTTAGTCCTCTGTGTAAattcttgtgtccccccagtcctcctagtgtgtaagctcttgtgtcccccccagtcctcctagtgtgtaagctctagtgtcccccccagtcctcctagtgtgtaagctcttgtgttcccccccgtcctcctagtctgtaagctcctgtgtccccccagtcctcctagtgtgtaagctcttgtgtccccccagtcctcctagtgtgtaagctcttgtgtccccccagtcctcctagtgtgtaggctcttgtgtcccccccccccagtcctcctagtgtgtaagctcttgtgtccccccagtcctccaagtgtgtaagctcttgtgtcccccccagtcctcctagtgtgtaagctcttgtgtcccccccagtcctcctagtgtgtaagttcttgtgtccccccagtcctcctagtgtgtaagctcttgtgtcccccccagtcctcctagtgtgtaagctcttgtgtcccccccagtcctcctagtgtgtaagctcttgtgccccccccagtcctcctagtgtgtaagctcttgtgtcccccccagtcctcctagtgtgtaagctcttgtgtcccccccagtcctcctagtgtgtaagctcttgtgtcacccccagtcctcctagtgtgtaagctcttgtgtccccccagtcctcctagtgtgtaagctcttgtgtcacccccagtcctcctagtgtgtaagctcttgtgtcacccccagtcctcctagtgtgtaagctcttgtgtcacccccagtcctcctagtgtgtaagttcttgtgtccccccagtccttctagtgtgtaagctcttgtgtcccccccagtcctcctagtgtgtaagctcttgtgtcccccccagtcctcctagtgtgtaagctcttgtgcccccccagtcctcctagtgtgtaagctcatgtcccccccagtcctcctagtgtgtaagctcttgtgtcccccccagtcctcctagggtgtaagctcttgtgtcacccccagtcctcctagtgtgtaagctcctgtgtccccccagtcctcctagtgtgtaagctcttgtgtcacccccagtcctcctagtgtgtaagctcttgtgtcacccccagtcctcctagtgtgtaagctcctgtgtccccccagtcctcctagtgtgcaagctcttgtgtcccccccagtcctcctagtgtgtaagctcttgtgtcccccccagtcctcctagtgtgtaagctcttgtgtcacccccagtcctcctagtgtgtaagctcctgtgtccccccagtcctcctagtgtgtaagctcttgtgtcacccccagtcctcctagtgtggaagctcctgtgtccccccagtcctcctagtgtgtaagctcttgtgtcacccccagtcctctgttggcattatacaaataaatattattataccgGATTTTGTATTCAAGCAAGAGGTGCTCAGCTGTATTCCATCCTCATTCCAGTCTATATATGCCAACAGGGTCCTAGATCCTCCCAACCTTGTACAGTTTTCGTTTATTATTGTGAtctcccccccctttcctttatgGAGACCGGATTTGGGGGAATCTATTTTCTTCTGGTGCATGACACATGTAACGTTTCATTCGATTCAAATTACTTCTTGGTGTTTTCCCACTCCTGGACATACAATCACGTCGTGGAATAAAATGGGTAGAGGGCATCAGTGATAGCCTGGCACCCGCCATAACTGCCGCGATCTGAACtcagatcccggcagttaaccctaaAGATGCTGTGATCAGTGCGATTGCAGCATGTATAGggaagaacagagggagaattccccccccccccccaggttagcTATGATAACCGGAGTCTTCCCGTAGGCTACCAATGTCATAGCTATGGTGGCTGATCAGACTCAGCCCATGACAGGCACAACACAATGCAGATCAGTCCTGCGGTGTGTTATACCTGTCATCAGAAAGTCAGATTGTAAACTCTCCATAGAGGGACAGTAAAatgaagtaaaaaagaaaaagtagaaaaaaaaaaaaaacataaataaagtgAACTACACATAATGTCCTTTTTCCACAATGTAGAAAAAAACTACACATATCTGATATTGCCGCGTATGTAACGTCGTTGGCAATAAAATCACATGACTAAACAGGCGACTGCAGAACGTTCCCAGTTACAAAAATGCTGGTTTTAGGATGGTTCATGAAATGATGCCCTATTGTACAGAAATTCTACAGATATCGGCCAagatttaccactaacctaaagtacaatatgttacgaaaaaactttACCTCAGAATCACCTCAGAAGTTATAGCATCACCGAGCTCCAACCACATACAGTGACAGGTCAGACTATACACAGGGCTCTGGTAATACCGTGTCTGTGCTTCCTATGTAATACATGAGCTGTCATTCGGATTCCTGTCAGTGTGACCATGCGGGGGCGCTATTACTTGTGCTGCTATAGATAGTTCCCTATAGAGAGCGGATTGATTAACTATCTGAGGACTGAGGGGCAGTCGTGTCTCCTCAAGTAGGTTGTAGCTGACTCCTCCcacccatgtgactgatcacatgactgtgacatcaccaaaggTCCTTAAGACAACTGGGATCTCCCTTATACTAAGAGGTTAGTGGTAGGGTTGAGACTAGAGGTAGGAAGTGATACTTGTATTTATTGTTATACTGAACGTTATATATAGGGTATAGCtatagtgtatgtattatatatagtgtatatctatagtgtgtgtattatatatagtgtatatctatagtgtatgtattatatatagtgtatatctacagtgtgtgtattatatatagtgtatatctatagtgtgtgtattatatatagtgtatatctatagtgtgtgttatatatagtgtatatctatagtgtgtgtattatatatagtgtatatctatagtatgtattatatatagtgtatatctatagtgtatattatatatagtgtatatctatagtgtgtgtattatatatagtgtatatctatagtgtgtgtattatatatagtgtatatctatatagtgtgtatatatagtgtatatctatagtgtgcgtattatatatagtgtatatctatagtgtgtgtattatatatagtgtatatctatagtgtattatatatagtgtatatctatagtgtgtattatatatagttatagtgtgtattatatacactcaccagccactttattaggtagaccatgctagtaacgggttggacccccttttgccttcagaactgcctcaattcttggtggcatagatacaacaaggtgctggaagcttcctcagagattttggtccatattgacatgatggcatcacacagttgccgcagatttgtcggctgcacatccatgatgcgaatctcctattccaccacatcccaaagatgctctattggattgagatctggtgactgtggaggccattggagtacagtgaactcattgtcatgttcaagcagaaatcgagactcatcagaccaggcaacgtttttccaatcttctactttccaatttcgatgagcttgtgcaaattgtagcctcagtttcctgttcttagctgagcggagtggcacccggtgtggtcttctgctgctgtagcccatctgcctcagagttggccgtactgtgcgttcagagatgctcttctgcctaccttggctgtagcggttggctatttgagtcactgttgcctttctatcagctcgaaccagtctgcccattctcctctgacctctggcatcaacaaggcatttccgcccacagaactgccgctcactggatgttttttctttttcggaccattttctgtaaaccctagagatggttgtgcgtgaaaatcccagtagatcagcagtttctgaaatactcagaccagcccttctggcaccaacaaccatgccacgttcaaaggccctcaaatcacctttcttccccatacttatgctcggtttaaactgcaggagattgtcttgaccatgtctacatgcctaaatgcactgagttgccgccatgtgattggctgattagaaattaagtggtaacgtgcagttggacaggtgtacctaataaagtggccggtgagtgtatatagtgtgtattatatatagtgtatatctatagtgtgtagtatatatagtgtatatatatagtgtatatctatagtgtgtattatagtgtgtattatatatagtgtatatctatagtgtgtattatatatagggtatatctatagtgtgtattatatatagtgtgtattatatatagtgtatatctatagtgtgtattatatatagtgtatatctatagtgtgtgtatgtgttatatAGTGTATAGATGTTATATGTCATTTCCCTCTATATATAGATATTTTCCTGGCCGACCCCCTAaggatggaggaggagagagatgaGATGGCGGAAAGAATATTACACGTGGCCCTAGAGATCATCTCACTgctgagcggagaggtgagggattctgggagctcCCGCCTCATGGCTCCTTTCTCTTAATAAAGCACGGACATGGCTGGAGAGGTGACGGGAtaaagtgacatcactgtctctctccatacacaggatgacatggtggtgaggaagaggagggatgAGGAGGAAGGATGGAGCAGGGACCAGGGTCCTATATCACTGCTGCCTCCACCTCACTCACTGATACAGAAGGGAAACAGTCATCAAGAGATCTTGGAACTCATCAACAAGAtggctgagctgctgactggagaggtgagcaggaggggtaggaggaggcagctgctgactggagaggagagcaggaggaggaggcggcagctgctgactggagaggtgagcaggaggaggaggaggcagctgctgactggagaggtgagcacagctgctgactggagaggtgagcacagctgctgactggagaggtgagcactgctggggatgtgaggaggaggaggaggcagctgctgactggagaaaGGCTGAATTGGGTGGGGTGAGGGCTGAGGAGAAAATGTAAGTTGGTTTTGGGCTTAGGAGTAGAACTGGCCTAATGTAGAAAAGATACAGAATAAAATATTCAAATGAATGTACAGtgttggccaaaagtattggcacccctgcaattctgtcagataatactaaTTTTCTTCCCAAAAATGATTGCAAttacaaatgctttggtattaatctcttcatttcaaaaagccaaattggatataattccacaccaaacataaaaaagggggtggacaaaagtattggcacccttagaaaaatcatgtcatgcttctctaatttgtgtaaCTAACAGCACCTGTTACTTCCCTTtggcacataacaggtggtggcaataactaaatcaGGACAGGaagggagagaaaggagcggctgcacctcacacctatggctgacaccaatgccgcacctcacacctatggctgacactaatgccgcacctcacacctatggctgacactaatgctgcacctcacacctatggctgacactaatgccgcacctcacacctatggctgacactaatgccacacctcacacctatggctgacactaatgccgcacctcacacctatggctgacactaatgctgcacatcacacctatggctgacactaatgcctctcggctacatttaaaaaccaacgccaggatgttggtatataattagatcaaaccatattgccccatgtaccacgtgcaggttctctggttcacatgggtccctacactaactcaccactgtgtcagtcagcgaccaccaacccagcaaagcgagcacaaacagggaagggaggcaataGACCGGCCCCGCAagcccactgtcacaggaccaatccccaagggcccccccaaaacccagcaggcaccgccggtggagaaagTGGCCAAcaaacaagtgtgaacaaggtctaaaacactcaccattgctcctgagtaaatcacacttgcagccagGTGGAATGGATAAAAGTTGCCTCCACCTCTGTCTTCTGTCCTTGTGTGaccacattgagcatggagaaaagaaagaaggccAAAGAACTGTttgaggacttgagaagccaAATAGTGAGGAAGCCTGAGCAATCTCACcgctacaagtccatctccaaagagctgaATGTTTTTGTGTCTACCGTGTCATCAAGAAGTGTAAAGCCCCctgcactgcggctaacctccataggtgtgggcactgcggctaacatCCCTAGATGTGGACCGAAAAGAAAAACGAGAGATTTCAACGAAAGATTGTGCagatggtggctaaagaaccttGACTAACATCCAAATAAGTTTTAGCTGCCCTGGCGGAGGTTCCCTAAGgttttggggttgctttgctgcctctggcatggcatgtgcatggcattatgaagtctgaagactaccaacacattgtgcagcataatgtagggcccagtgtgagaaagctgggtctccctcagaggtcaggggtctcccagCAGGACAgtgacccaaaacacacttcaaaaagcactggagacttctaaagtggcagcaatgagtccagacctgaatcccatagacacctgtggagagatctcacaATAGCCGTTTGGAGAAGACGtccttcaaatctcagggacctCCAGCAATTTGCTAAAGAAAAAGGGTCCAAAataagaaactcattgatggttaccggAAGCCGCTGTTtgcagttattttgtctaaagcttgtgctaccaagtattaggctgagggtgccaatacttttgtccagaccatttttggagttttgtgtaaaataaTCAATGATTcgactttttttttatcattctcttttgttttatttaattacaagcaaaataaatgaagagaTTATTACCAAAGCATCTGTGATTgaaatcattttctggaagaaattgagtattatctgacagtattgcaggggtgccaatacttttggccagcactgtaagtAAAACTCCAAAACCAGATGGATTACACCCAAGAGTCTTTAGAGAACGTAGTGTAGTAAGGGGGGGAATGGGGGTTTTATAATCAACCTATTTATATTTAGAAATGCCCCATACCCCTCTCCCCTTTAAAAACAATTCCTCTGACtggttcaatctccagaggcaACTGCATGTCTCCACCATGAGAACAGTAATCTGTGGAGCCGTCACAGCAAAA is a window of Dendropsophus ebraccatus isolate aDenEbr1 chromosome 5, aDenEbr1.pat, whole genome shotgun sequence DNA encoding:
- the LOC138792206 gene encoding uncharacterized protein, which gives rise to MEEWEYVEGHKDLYKEVMMEDQLPLTLPDGSRRRNPVERFPRPLYSQDCPEGYHKIKVEDEEKERMRGDPRCMSEVKEEEMPGDATPDGSRRRNPAERCPRPLYSQDCPEGNHRIKEEDEEKERMRSNPWCTSEVKEEEMPGDATPDGSRRRNPAERCPRPLYSQDCPEGNHKIKVEEEEDESLWGHHPCMTKVKKEETPGDATPENPSNATDGNFMLSLKFEVEDEEVFQLPSRETRRAINVYPGRRTISLSYNPPKQEEPSPDPSPVVTTRTDLSYNPPNLRKPSDPSPVGTTRTDLSYNSPNLRKPSHPSQRINTSIDLLYNPPYDEEPSPDQSPVVNTRDDLSYNPPNLRKPSDISLVVTTRTDQKDGKKFHCVECGKEFTRRSDLLLHRSRHNKKYSCSLCGKCFTDDSELVSHERLHTAEYPYSCSRCVERFAQKSDLVKHQESHSKFMKPSYLCPKCGKSFTSKSNLRSHEAMHEKQENGNLYPCSECERIFTLKCHLVSHVKVHKGQLYPCSECNASFSSESSLILHKRCHTGGK